The sequence GAGAGACCGGACGGCCCGGACCGTTCAGGCTTTCCCTGTACTCGTCCCGTACCGCCTGTTCCGGCGTCTGCTCCACTTTGGTGCGTTCCTCGTCCTGGGCGAGGTCCCCGCGCGCTGCGCTGCGCGTGAGGGTCATCAGGAGTTCGAAGCTGCCGACGAGGGCGAGGGCTGGCCAGGCGCTGACTATCGCGCCTATGAGGCCGTGGGTCGCGCCGTGCGCCACGTTGGCGCCTACCGTGGCCACGATGCCTACGGCGAGGCTCCACTTGGCCAAGGGCGGTGCGGGGTGCTTTCGGCGGCTGGCGTCCAGGATCACCATGGATGCCGCCCAGATGAGGCCGTCCACTGTGAACGGGACGAGGCGTGCCGTGGGGC is a genomic window of Actinomadura citrea containing:
- a CDS encoding DUF2637 domain-containing protein, with the protein product MNDRLIRITTALAVVAVAAVAAVISYRHAYELVHSHGESGPTARLVPFTVDGLIWAASMVILDASRRKHPAPPLAKWSLAVGIVATVGANVAHGATHGLIGAIVSAWPALALVGSFELLMTLTRSAARGDLAQDEERTKVEQTPEQAVRDEYRESLNGPGRPVSQRYLAEKYGIDRRKVKQIITSTEQPAPA